A window of the Tenebrio molitor chromosome 1, icTenMoli1.1, whole genome shotgun sequence genome harbors these coding sequences:
- the LOC138138331 gene encoding uncharacterized protein isoform X2, whose product MDIDLERSSELGWLFTLVIVSLVSAVVGAVIMITVLQCKRLKKSNNINGVEQRMATQLGPHRPPISIPDDKFVNVPSPQNFQCDQNVNGVWSWLSRRSTTTSSQLQNPSSFVENHYTHMEDSYNSVGDALYTELDIANPDSRDKNSPAYQNSAYMDPDAPVSSAPSSAYYSDLSVTTIPDRAYEVVGLSTIPVWDSSSGNEIKKPATVKLAVISENITVPSDYV is encoded by the exons ATGGATATTGATCTGG AAAGATCGAGTGAATTAGGTTGGTTATTTACACTCGTCATTGTCTCGCTAGTGTCGGCAGTCGTTGGTGCAGTAATTATGATAACAGTACTTCAGTGTAAAAG GTTGAAAAAATCGAATAATATTAACG GTGTGGAACAACGAATGGCGACTCAGTTAGGTCCTCACCGCCCTCCAATCAGCATTCCTGatgataaatttgttaatgtacCGTCtccacaaaattttcaatgtgATCAAAACGTTAATGGAGTTTGGTCTTGGTTATCTCGACGGTCGACGACCACATCCTCACAGTTGCAGAATCCATCGTCATTCGTAGAAAATCATTACACTCACATGGAAGATTCTTATAACAGTGTGGGTGATGCTCTTTACACCGAACTGGATATAGCAAATCCAGACAGCAGAGACAAGAACAGTCCAGCATACCAAAATTCGGCCTACATGGATCCAGATGCACCTGTGTCTAGTGCTCCAAGCAGTGCGTATTATTCAGACTTATCTGTCACTACAATTCCTGATCGGGCTTACGAAGTTGTCGGACTGTCGACTATTCCGGTTTGGGATAGCAGTTCCggtaacgaaataaaaaaaccgGCTACAGTTAAGCTAGCTGTCATTAGTGAAAATATAACTGTTCCTTCAGACTACGTTTGA
- the LOC138138331 gene encoding uncharacterized protein isoform X1, whose amino-acid sequence MTPQVSSLFITNTNNLSSKDWFLSDTDDIHVLSIPLDASESGFFNGNFVPPPPRPLFLDEGVTSDGLTTCDLCSWAWQNGNSYNMDIDLERSSELGWLFTLVIVSLVSAVVGAVIMITVLQCKRLKKSNNINGVEQRMATQLGPHRPPISIPDDKFVNVPSPQNFQCDQNVNGVWSWLSRRSTTTSSQLQNPSSFVENHYTHMEDSYNSVGDALYTELDIANPDSRDKNSPAYQNSAYMDPDAPVSSAPSSAYYSDLSVTTIPDRAYEVVGLSTIPVWDSSSGNEIKKPATVKLAVISENITVPSDYV is encoded by the exons GTATCATCACTATTTATTACAAACACTAACAACCTAAGCAGCAAAGATTGGTTTTTGAGCGATACTGATGACATTCATGTTTTGTCCATCCCTTTGGACGCTAGTGAGAGCggtttttttaatggaaattttgTTCCTCCACCACCTAGACCTTTATTTCTCGATGAAGGAGTGACATCTGATGGTTTAACAACCTGTGATTTATGTTCATGGGCATGGCAAAATGGAAACTCGTATAACATGGATATTGATCTGG AAAGATCGAGTGAATTAGGTTGGTTATTTACACTCGTCATTGTCTCGCTAGTGTCGGCAGTCGTTGGTGCAGTAATTATGATAACAGTACTTCAGTGTAAAAG GTTGAAAAAATCGAATAATATTAACG GTGTGGAACAACGAATGGCGACTCAGTTAGGTCCTCACCGCCCTCCAATCAGCATTCCTGatgataaatttgttaatgtacCGTCtccacaaaattttcaatgtgATCAAAACGTTAATGGAGTTTGGTCTTGGTTATCTCGACGGTCGACGACCACATCCTCACAGTTGCAGAATCCATCGTCATTCGTAGAAAATCATTACACTCACATGGAAGATTCTTATAACAGTGTGGGTGATGCTCTTTACACCGAACTGGATATAGCAAATCCAGACAGCAGAGACAAGAACAGTCCAGCATACCAAAATTCGGCCTACATGGATCCAGATGCACCTGTGTCTAGTGCTCCAAGCAGTGCGTATTATTCAGACTTATCTGTCACTACAATTCCTGATCGGGCTTACGAAGTTGTCGGACTGTCGACTATTCCGGTTTGGGATAGCAGTTCCggtaacgaaataaaaaaaccgGCTACAGTTAAGCTAGCTGTCATTAGTGAAAATATAACTGTTCCTTCAGACTACGTTTGA